A single window of Sphaerodactylus townsendi isolate TG3544 linkage group LG03, MPM_Stown_v2.3, whole genome shotgun sequence DNA harbors:
- the JUNB gene encoding transcription factor JunB — protein sequence MGGAAEASQPIAPRFRHRRAGGWNKRPREARDAAEITQSAVARPEAPRWLDYKTLKSGMALNLSAEPFRSLKAQLPHHLRGQEDGPAAYFSASLQQQQQQAESGSSSLKLAAPELERLIIQNSNGVITTPTPPGQYYYPRGATEEQEGFADGFVKALDDLHKMNHMPPPNVSLGAVAAPSVSSAYGASSSSLAQEPPPVYTNLTSYNPPGFPSANLSYLPQPPALALAHPARSFKEEPQTVPEVQSPPVSPINMEDQERIKVERKRLRNRLAATKCRKRKLERIARLEDKVKTLKSENAGLSSTASSLRDQVAQLKQKVMNHVNNGCQLLLTAKMQSF from the exons ATGGGTGGAGCCGCCGAGGCTTCCCAGCCAATAGCGCCGCGCTTCCGCCACCGCCGCGCGGGTGGCTGGAATAAAAGGCCCCGGGAAGCGCGCGATGCAGCTGAGATAACTCAATCGGCGGTGGCGCGCCCGGAGGCTCCGCGTTGGCTG GACTACAAGACGCTGAAGTCAGGCATGGCCCTGAACCTGTCGGCAGAGCCATTCCGCAGCCTGAAAGCGCAGCTCCCGCATCACCTCCGCGGCCAAGAGGACGGCCCCGCCGCCTACTTCTCGGCTtctctacagcagcagcagcagcaagccgaGAGCGGCAGCTCCTCGCTCAAGCTGGCCGCTCCGGAACTGGAGCGCCTCATCATCCAGAACAGCAACGGCGTGATCACCACTCCGACGCCGCCGGGCCAGTACTATTACCCGCGGGGCGCCACCGAGGAGCAGGAGGGCTTCGCCGACGGCTTCGTCAAGGCGCTGGACGACCTGCACAAGATGAACCACATGCCTCCCCCCAACGTCTCGCTCGGGGCGGTGGCGGCGCCCTCGGTCAGCAGCGCCTAcggggcctcctcctcctccctggcccAGGAGCCGCCGCCCGTCTACACCAACCTGACCAGCTACAACCCGCCCGGCTTCCCCAGCGCCAACCTCAGCTACTTGCCGCAGCCTCCCGCCCTGGCCTTGGCGCACCCGGCGCGCAGCTTCAAGGAGGAGCCCCAGACGGTGCCGGAGGTGCAGAGCCCGCCCGTCTCGCCCATCAACATGGAAGACCAGGAGCGCATCAAGGTGGAGAGGAAGCGGCTGCGCAACCGCCTGGCCGCCACCAAGTGCCGCAAGAGGAAGCTGGAGCGCATCGCCcggctggaggacaaggtgaagACCCTCAAGAGCGAGAACGCCGGACTGTCCAGCACGGCCAGCTCCCTCCGAGACCAGGTGGCGCAGCTCAAGCAGAAGGTCATGAACCACGTCAACAACGGCTGCCAGCTCCTCTTGACGGCCAAGATGCAGTCCTTCTGA